GACTGGAGGGTTCCCGCCTTTGACAACTCATAGCCGTCTAATGTATCATGGGTTTAAATGATAGCAAATCCTATGAAAACACCATAAACTTCACCAGGAAGCCCTATGGGACTGATAAAGGCTCCATGCGTCGTATTGAAGATGCGTTTGCTTGGAGCCTTTTTTATTTTCATGGTAATCGGAGGATCTCCTGATGGCTAACAAACCGACTTACAAAGAATTGGAACAACAGGTTAAGGAGTTGAGGAGGCAAGCCGTTAAGCTGGAGCGGGCGGAGAAGGCACTGAAGGTTGAGCGGAAAAGGCTGTTTGCCCTTCTTGATGGGCTCCCGGGATATGTCTATCTTCAGGGGCCGGATCATTCTATCCGTTTTGCTAACCGCTCCTTCCGGGAACGCTTTGGAGAGCCGGAGGGGAGAGCCTGTTACCAAGTTATTACGGGGCGAGATAAGCCTTGCAAGTTGTGCCGACCGTTCAGTGTCTTCGAGACAGGAAGGCCGCTAGAGTGGGAGTGGGTCCGGGGCGATGGGAGGGTTTATCAGATCTACGACTACCCTTTCTCGGACATCGATGGTTCACCACTGGTGCTTGAATTGGGCATCGACGTTACCGAGCGCAAGCATGCGGAAGAGGCGCTGCGGCGGAGTGAGAATAAGTATAAAACGTTGCTTGAACATCTTCCACAGAAGATATTCCTCAAAAACAACGCCTTAGTCTATTTATCCTGCAATGAGAACTATGCTCGAGATTTGAACATCAAGTCAGAAGAGATTCAAGACAAGACAGATTACGACTTCTTTCCAAAGGCTCTGGCTGAAAAATACAGAGCCGACGATAAGAGAATTGTTGCCTCAGGGAACACAGAGGATATTGAAGAGAAGTACCTCCAGGATGGACAAGAAGTGTGGGTCCATACAGTCAAAACGCCTATCAAAGATGAAAAGGGAAATATCACAGGTGTGTTGGGCATTTTTTGGGATATCACGAAGCGCAAGCATGCGAAAGAGGCGCTCCGGGAGAGCGAAGCGCAGAAAAGGGCAATTCTTGACGCCTCAATCGATAGGATTCGTTATATTGATAAGGACATGAGAATCATTTGGGCCAACAAAACAACAGCTGAGGCATCCAACATGTCTCCCGAAGACTTGGTAGGTCAACTCTGC
This genomic interval from Deltaproteobacteria bacterium contains the following:
- a CDS encoding PAS domain-containing protein, with the translated sequence MANKPTYKELEQQVKELRRQAVKLERAEKALKVERKRLFALLDGLPGYVYLQGPDHSIRFANRSFRERFGEPEGRACYQVITGRDKPCKLCRPFSVFETGRPLEWEWVRGDGRVYQIYDYPFSDIDGSPLVLELGIDVTERKHAEEALRRSENKYKTLLEHLPQKIFLKNNALVYLSCNENYARDLNIKSEEIQDKTDYDFFPKALAEKYRADDKRIVASGNTEDIEEKYLQDGQEVWVHTVKTPIKDEKGNITGVLGIFWDITKRKHAKEALRESEAQKRAILDASIDRIRYIDKDMRIIWANKTTAEASNMSPEDLVGQLCFRLFVGRDTPCEECPTKKSQETGRLERAVIRYPRVRGIEGESYWDNYSVPIKNEAGDIVSFIQIARNITDQKRAAEHIRTLTHELIKAQERERQKISCELHDSVAQNLATAKIICETLFVNQPTVPREIRHRVSELSKILHGSITAVRDLAYDLRPSGLDQLGLIQTTFQYCEDFSEKTGLSVDFSSAGMDDLKMDSDTEINLYRLVQEGLNNVRKHAEATRSIVKLVLSLSNIILRIEDNGKGFDANDRWVTASQEKQLGLTSMEERVSLLGGTMTIQSSPMRGTKIFIKVPYEREKD